GTCCTTGTCGCCGCAGCCGGCAACAACCAGCGTCAACAACAGCGAGGGCAGGAACAGGCGGAACGACGACGCACGCAGCATGGTGGACTCGAAGGTGGGAGGAACGATGTGCAGGCGATTCTAACGCCGCATGCGAAAAGCCCGCCTTGCGGCGGGCTTTTGCTGGGGTCAGCCGGCCAGCGGCCGGCTCTACCGATTACTTCTTCTTGACCGGGGCCGGAGCGGTGGTGGCCGGGACTGGCTCGCCGCCATGGCGCTTGGTCATCCACCACTGCTGCAGCAGGCCCAGGCCGCCGTTGACCACCCAGTACAGGACCAGGCCGGACGGCATGAAGGCCATCATGACGCCGAACACCAGCGGCATGAACTGCATCATCTTCTGCTGCATCGGGTCCATGCCCGGTGCCGGGGTCAGCTTCTGGGTGAACCACATCACTGCCACGTTGATCACCGGCAGGATGAAGTACGGGTCGCGCGCGGTCAGGTCCTGGATCCAGCCGAACCAGGGCGCCTGGCGCAGTTCGACCGATTCCACCAGCACCCAGTACAGGGCGAAGAAGATCGGCATCTGGATGAGAATCGGCAGGCAGCCGCCCATCGGATTGATCTTTTCCTTCTTGTACAGCTCCATCATCGCGGTCTGGAACTTCTGGCGGTCGTCGCCATAGCGTTCCTTCAGCTGCGCGATGCGCGGCTGGAAGCGGCGCATCTTGGCACCGCTCTTGTACTGGGTCGCCGACAGCGGGTACAGCACCAGCTTCAGCAGCACCACCAGGCCGACGATCGCCCAGCCCCAGTTGCCGACCAGCTTGTGCACCTGGTTCAGCACCCAGAACAGGCCCTGGCCGATCACCGCCATCATCGAGAAGCGGCTGTAGTCGACCACGCGGTCCAGGCCCGGCACGTCTTCCTTGGCGATCAGGTTGACCAGCTTCGGGCCGACCCACAGGCGGGCCTCGGTGCTGGTGGACTGGCCCGGGGCCACAGTGAAGGCCGGGCCACGCGCTTCGATCAGGTCACGACCGGCCACCTGCGACAGCACGTAGTGCGCGGTCTGGTCCTTCTGCGGGATCCAGGCGGTGAAGAAGTGGTGCTGCAGCATCGCCAGCCAGCCGCCGGTGATGTTCTGGTTCAGCGCGCCGTCGTCCAGATAATCCTTGAACGCACGACGCTGGTACTTCTTGTCGTTGTCGTACCAGGTGGCACCGTTGAAGCTGAAGGAATCCGGGTTGGTCAT
The sequence above is a segment of the Stenotrophomonas maltophilia genome. Coding sequences within it:
- the yidC gene encoding membrane protein insertase YidC; translation: MNQTRVFLIFAWLMVAVLLWMEWSREKAAPTPAPTTTSAPAAAQSVPGAAPGSIPSAQVPGAPGQAAVQAQASATPASQRVTVTTDVLRLVLDGGRVLDAELLQFPQTKDEGSPPVRLLTEDPAHPYSAISGWASEDKNTPVPGADGFKLVGDTKDFVLAKGQNELQIPFVWTADNGVTIKRTLTVSRNEYAVRFKDEVSNAGAAPWNGYVYRTLDRTPTILSRSMTNPDSFSFNGATWYDNDKKYQRRAFKDYLDDGALNQNITGGWLAMLQHHFFTAWIPQKDQTAHYVLSQVAGRDLIEARGPAFTVAPGQSTSTEARLWVGPKLVNLIAKEDVPGLDRVVDYSRFSMMAVIGQGLFWVLNQVHKLVGNWGWAIVGLVVLLKLVLYPLSATQYKSGAKMRRFQPRIAQLKERYGDDRQKFQTAMMELYKKEKINPMGGCLPILIQMPIFFALYWVLVESVELRQAPWFGWIQDLTARDPYFILPVINVAVMWFTQKLTPAPGMDPMQQKMMQFMPLVFGVMMAFMPSGLVLYWVVNGGLGLLQQWWMTKRHGGEPVPATTAPAPVKKK